ATGCCGGCTTCCCCGGCCTAGTGCTGAGGATGGGCCTGACGAGTGTCAAGGAGCACCGCCAGAAGGGCAAGGTGACCTTCGACGTCGGCGCGGGCGAGGATTGGGACTCGTTCGTGGCGCGCGCGGTGGCCGGTGAGTGCGCCGGCATCGAGTGCCTGAGCGGCATCCCGGGGACGGTAGGCGGGACGCCGGTGCAGAACGTCGGCGCCTACGGCCAGGAGGTGAAAGACACCATCACCTCGGTGCGCGTGCTCGAGCTGGGGAGCGGCGAGGTGAAGGAACTCTCAAACGCCGAGTGCGGCTTCCGATACCGCAGCACCATGTTCAACACCACGGCGCGGGGGCGCTACATCGTCCTGCGCGTGACCTTCACGCTCGTCTCCCCAGGCAAGCCGCACCTCGCGTACGCCGATCTGAAGAACTACTTTGCCGGGCGGAAGGACCCGCCCACGCTCTCCGAGACGCGCGAGGCGGTGCGCCGCATCCGGCTGAGCAAGGCCATGCTCATCGTCCCCGGTGACGACGACTCCCGCAGCGCCGGGTCCTTCTTCAAGAACCCCGTCG
This genomic window from Terriglobales bacterium contains:
- a CDS encoding UDP-N-acetylmuramate dehydrogenase, with protein sequence MDIQENVPLAPLTTFQVGGSARYFVEAQSEPDVRAAVEQARSRSLPLFVLGGGSNLVVADAGFPGLVLRMGLTSVKEHRQKGKVTFDVGAGEDWDSFVARAVAGECAGIECLSGIPGTVGGTPVQNVGAYGQEVKDTITSVRVLELGSGEVKELSNAECGFRYRSTMFNTTARGRYIVLRVTFTLVSPGKPHLAYADLKNYFAGRKDPPTLSETREAVRRIRLSKAMLIVPGDDDSRSAGSFFKNPV